A single region of the Halopiger xanaduensis SH-6 genome encodes:
- a CDS encoding glutamate--cysteine ligase codes for MERGSPESFTRMGTLGIEEECFVVDERGRPTSGTDELVYEHDPPEILADRLDHELFKFVIETQTPLIENPDDARDALLEIRQALVEHAQEHGYEIAAAGLHPLAKWRELEHAEKPRYRSQLDRIQYPQHRNTTAGVHVHVGVDDADKAVWIANELRWYVPIMLALSANSPYWNGFDTGLQSARAKIFEGLPNTGMPTYFEDFAAFDRFERRMLETGSINDRGELWYDVRPHTAHGTVELRTPDGQANPDVVMAFVEYAHALVEALAEEYEDGAAGYGHDHRRELLDEHKWRAIRYGHDASLLDREMEDTVDLGELVDRECERLGVDGIKRVYERESGAQKQRRLLEEEGSDALCESLLLQVD; via the coding sequence ATGGAACGCGGGTCGCCGGAATCGTTCACGCGCATGGGCACGCTGGGGATCGAGGAGGAGTGTTTCGTCGTCGACGAGCGCGGTCGACCCACCAGCGGGACCGACGAACTCGTCTACGAGCACGACCCCCCGGAGATCCTCGCGGACCGCCTCGATCACGAACTCTTTAAATTCGTCATCGAAACTCAAACCCCGCTGATTGAGAACCCCGACGACGCCCGCGACGCCTTACTCGAGATCCGCCAGGCGCTGGTTGAACACGCCCAAGAACACGGCTACGAGATCGCCGCCGCCGGCCTCCACCCGCTGGCGAAGTGGCGCGAACTCGAGCACGCCGAGAAACCCCGCTACCGCTCGCAGTTGGACCGAATCCAGTACCCCCAGCACCGGAATACGACCGCAGGCGTCCACGTCCACGTCGGCGTCGACGACGCCGATAAGGCGGTCTGGATCGCCAACGAACTGCGGTGGTACGTGCCGATCATGCTCGCTCTCTCCGCGAACTCGCCGTACTGGAACGGGTTCGACACCGGGCTGCAGTCCGCTCGCGCGAAGATCTTCGAAGGGCTTCCGAACACCGGCATGCCGACCTACTTCGAGGACTTTGCGGCCTTCGACCGGTTCGAGCGCCGGATGCTCGAGACCGGATCGATCAACGATCGGGGCGAACTCTGGTACGACGTGCGCCCGCACACGGCCCACGGGACGGTCGAACTCCGGACGCCGGACGGGCAGGCAAACCCCGACGTCGTGATGGCCTTCGTCGAGTACGCCCACGCGCTCGTCGAGGCGCTGGCCGAGGAGTACGAGGACGGCGCCGCCGGCTACGGTCACGACCACCGACGGGAACTGCTCGACGAACACAAGTGGCGCGCGATCCGCTACGGGCACGACGCCAGCCTGCTCGACCGCGAGATGGAGGATACCGTCGATCTGGGCGAACTCGTCGACCGCGAGTGCGAGCGACTCGGCGTCGACGGCATCAAGCGCGTCTACGAACGCGAAAGCGGCGCGCAGAAACAGCGCCGACTGCTCGAGGAGGAGGGATCGGACGCGCTCTGCGAATCGTTACTGTT
- a CDS encoding universal stress protein produces the protein MASKDEPTAADALRAADDPREHARELVRNGEQNRPSQRDRRRPATGPSRVLVPFDGSDPSCGALEAAFKLFPDAAVTALTIVDDSTISYVRSPSSDPNASAEGELLRGLPSELERATEIAERRDERIQTAGRIGSATRGILEYVEREAVDHVVIGSLCRTGIARLLRGSVAETVVRHSSVPVTVIPASSVGGEIVSRGSDGGSGNREIEGDRR, from the coding sequence ATGGCATCGAAAGACGAACCAACGGCGGCGGACGCGTTGCGCGCCGCCGACGACCCACGGGAGCACGCGCGGGAACTGGTCCGGAACGGCGAGCAAAACCGGCCTTCCCAGCGAGACCGACGCCGACCGGCAACCGGTCCGTCCCGAGTGCTGGTCCCGTTCGACGGCTCCGATCCCTCGTGCGGCGCGCTCGAGGCCGCGTTCAAACTGTTTCCCGACGCCGCCGTGACCGCGCTGACGATCGTCGACGATTCCACGATCAGCTACGTTCGATCTCCCTCGAGCGATCCGAACGCGAGCGCGGAGGGCGAACTCCTCCGCGGACTGCCGAGCGAACTCGAGCGCGCGACCGAAATCGCCGAGCGTCGCGACGAACGCATCCAAACGGCGGGACGGATCGGCTCGGCGACGCGGGGCATCCTCGAGTACGTCGAGCGCGAAGCCGTCGACCACGTCGTGATCGGGAGTCTCTGCCGGACCGGAATTGCTCGCCTCCTCCGGGGAAGCGTCGCCGAGACCGTCGTTCGTCACTCGTCGGTTCCGGTCACCGTGATCCCCGCGTCGTCGGTCGGGGGCGAGATCGTATCGCGCGGAAGCGACGGCGGCTCCGGGAACCGCGAGATCGAGGGGGATCGACGATGA
- a CDS encoding amino acid permease, with protein sequence MAETDEELAKDLGLVSALAVGIGTMIGAGIFVLPGVAAQEAGPIVVLSFIVGGMIAMVNAFTVSELGTAMPKAGGAYYYINRSLGPLFGSISGMGDWMGLAFASAFYCIGFGGYLADVLEGTVLPVPGVGEIALLPTVALGPLVLSDIQIGALLAGVAFVGVNYMGAKETGGVQTVIVTLLLGILTVFALFGFFSFDWGTVMTDGSVAPLGYGQILPGTALVFVSFLGYAKIATIGEELKNPGRNLPIAIIGSVAIVMVIYAILVGLMVGIIPYDSISDETPMSHAAGIVFEGNLGAVGIASITIAALLATASSANASILASARINFAMGRDKIVTDWLNEIHPRFATPYRSIAVTGGMILLFIAVLGNDLEILSKAASVLHLIVYALINVALVVFREADVPEYDPDFTVPFYPITPILGFVLSLGLIAFMDRIEVALSLAFVAIAVIWYVVYARHETDREGVLSNYILSRSEEMPDAAVTAATAARPSGGNEYTVVVPVANPRTESNLLELASVLAKANDGVVQAVHIVEVPDQTPLQEGSEHIQRIDEESQQLMTQVREDTETLDVPVDVRTIVSHRSFEEVFDVARRERADTVVMGWGPGRPWSAGRVEGTFDELAHDLPCDFLVLNDRGLETDRVLVPTAGGPDSDLSAEVARHLRDQVGAEITLLHVVGDESDRADGEAFLTEWADDHGLADAAIRVDVSGDIEDAIAAAAADHSLLVLGATERGLLSRLLRGSLAYDVVHDVDCSVIMAERPTSRSLRERLFG encoded by the coding sequence GTGCCGGCATCTTCGTCCTGCCCGGCGTGGCCGCACAGGAGGCGGGGCCGATCGTCGTCCTCTCGTTTATCGTGGGCGGGATGATCGCCATGGTGAACGCGTTCACGGTGAGCGAACTCGGGACGGCGATGCCCAAAGCCGGCGGCGCGTACTACTACATCAACCGCTCGCTCGGGCCGCTGTTCGGCTCGATCTCGGGCATGGGCGACTGGATGGGGCTGGCCTTCGCCAGCGCGTTCTACTGTATCGGCTTCGGCGGCTACCTCGCGGACGTCCTCGAGGGAACCGTTCTGCCCGTTCCCGGCGTCGGCGAGATCGCGCTGCTCCCGACGGTCGCCCTCGGCCCGCTCGTTCTCTCGGACATCCAGATCGGCGCGCTGCTTGCCGGCGTCGCGTTCGTCGGCGTCAACTACATGGGCGCGAAGGAGACCGGCGGCGTGCAGACGGTCATCGTCACGCTCCTGCTGGGCATTCTCACCGTCTTCGCGCTCTTCGGGTTCTTCTCGTTCGACTGGGGGACCGTGATGACAGACGGAAGCGTCGCGCCGCTCGGCTACGGCCAGATCCTGCCGGGGACCGCCCTCGTGTTCGTCTCCTTCCTCGGCTACGCGAAGATCGCGACGATCGGCGAGGAACTGAAGAATCCGGGGCGAAACCTGCCGATCGCGATCATCGGCAGCGTCGCCATCGTCATGGTCATCTACGCGATCCTCGTGGGCCTGATGGTCGGGATCATCCCCTACGACTCCATCAGCGACGAAACGCCGATGTCCCACGCCGCGGGCATCGTCTTCGAGGGGAACCTCGGCGCCGTCGGCATCGCCTCGATCACGATCGCGGCGCTGCTGGCGACCGCCTCGAGCGCGAACGCCTCGATCCTCGCCTCCGCGCGCATTAACTTCGCCATGGGACGGGACAAGATCGTTACCGACTGGCTCAACGAGATTCACCCCCGATTCGCGACGCCGTACCGGTCGATCGCCGTCACCGGCGGGATGATCCTGCTGTTCATCGCCGTTCTGGGTAACGATCTCGAGATTCTCTCGAAGGCCGCGAGCGTCCTCCACCTGATCGTCTACGCGCTCATCAACGTCGCGCTGGTCGTGTTCCGGGAGGCCGACGTGCCCGAGTACGATCCGGACTTTACCGTCCCCTTCTATCCGATCACGCCGATCCTCGGGTTCGTCCTCTCGCTGGGCCTGATCGCGTTCATGGATCGGATCGAGGTCGCGCTGAGCCTGGCGTTCGTCGCCATCGCGGTGATCTGGTACGTCGTCTACGCCCGCCACGAAACCGACCGCGAGGGCGTGTTGAGCAACTACATCCTCTCCCGATCCGAGGAGATGCCCGACGCCGCGGTGACGGCCGCGACCGCCGCGCGTCCCTCCGGCGGCAACGAGTACACGGTCGTCGTGCCGGTGGCGAATCCCCGGACGGAGTCCAACCTGCTCGAACTGGCGAGCGTACTCGCGAAGGCCAACGACGGCGTCGTCCAGGCCGTCCACATCGTCGAAGTGCCGGACCAGACGCCGCTGCAGGAAGGGTCCGAACACATTCAGCGAATCGACGAGGAATCCCAGCAGTTGATGACGCAGGTCCGCGAGGACACGGAAACCCTCGACGTTCCCGTCGACGTGCGAACGATCGTCTCCCACCGCTCGTTCGAGGAAGTCTTCGACGTCGCGCGGCGCGAACGGGCCGATACGGTCGTCATGGGCTGGGGTCCCGGCCGTCCCTGGTCCGCGGGCCGCGTGGAGGGGACGTTCGACGAACTTGCGCACGACCTCCCCTGCGACTTCCTCGTGCTCAACGACCGCGGCCTCGAGACCGACCGCGTGCTGGTACCGACCGCCGGCGGGCCCGACTCCGATCTGAGCGCCGAGGTCGCCCGCCACCTCCGGGATCAGGTCGGCGCCGAGATCACCCTGCTGCACGTCGTCGGAGACGAGTCCGATCGGGCCGACGGCGAGGCGTTCCTGACCGAGTGGGCCGACGACCACGGCCTCGCGGACGCCGCGATCCGCGTCGACGTATCGGGCGACATCGAGGATGCGATCGCCGCGGCGGCCGCCGATCACTCGCTGCTCGTCCTCGGGGCGACCGAGCGCGGCCTGCTCTCGCGACTGCTTCGCGGCTCGCTGGCCTACGACGTCGTGCACGACGTCGACTGTTCGGTCATCATGGCCGAGCGGCCGACCTCGCGGTCGCTGCGGGAGCGACTGTTCGGCTGA
- a CDS encoding BNR repeat-containing protein, producing MSPNTELEERTRHEVADVWAGTAAAFDLYTHGEHQFVAFYDADRNITVGQRELGTDDADEAGEWTVARLPEDRKIEWDAHNSLALAVDREDYLHLSGNMHVHPLKYYRTRESLDVTTFERIDEMVGTEESQVTYPQFFRGPDDELVFKYRDGYSGGGNWRYNVYDERNHKWNRLLEAPLTYGGDAMNAYPHGPVVGPGGDYHCCWVWRDHGGAQTNHDLCYARSPDLREWETSQGAPLELPIDINSGDLVDPVPPYGGMINNNTKIGFDTAGRVVISYHKFDHEGNTQLYNARAEADGWEIYRTSDWDYRWAFGGGGTIPFEIEFGPVEREDGRLIQTYDHVEYGTGKWVLDEEMLTPTDWYSPWHTYPDALRDVRSDYPDMQVNWVADSSDSPGETQYALRWESLEPNRDREREEAPPPTRLTVHEFEPQG from the coding sequence GTGTCACCGAACACCGAACTCGAGGAACGGACGCGGCACGAGGTCGCCGACGTCTGGGCGGGCACGGCGGCAGCGTTCGACCTGTACACGCACGGCGAGCATCAGTTCGTCGCGTTCTACGACGCCGATCGAAATATTACGGTCGGCCAGCGTGAGCTCGGGACCGACGATGCGGACGAGGCCGGCGAGTGGACCGTCGCACGACTACCCGAAGACCGCAAGATCGAGTGGGACGCCCACAACTCGCTGGCGCTCGCCGTCGACCGCGAGGACTATCTCCATCTGAGCGGAAATATGCACGTCCACCCGCTGAAGTACTACCGGACGCGGGAGTCGCTCGACGTCACGACGTTCGAGCGGATCGACGAGATGGTCGGCACCGAGGAATCGCAGGTCACCTACCCCCAGTTCTTCCGCGGCCCCGACGACGAGCTCGTGTTCAAGTACCGTGACGGCTACAGCGGCGGCGGGAACTGGCGCTACAACGTCTACGACGAGCGGAACCACAAGTGGAACCGCCTGCTCGAGGCGCCGCTGACCTACGGCGGGGACGCGATGAACGCCTACCCGCACGGGCCGGTTGTCGGTCCCGGCGGGGACTACCACTGCTGCTGGGTCTGGCGCGACCACGGCGGCGCGCAGACGAACCACGACCTCTGCTACGCGCGGAGTCCGGATCTGCGCGAGTGGGAAACCAGCCAGGGCGCCCCGCTCGAGCTCCCCATCGACATCAATTCGGGCGACCTCGTCGACCCGGTGCCGCCCTACGGCGGGATGATCAACAACAACACCAAGATCGGCTTCGACACCGCGGGTCGCGTCGTCATCAGCTACCACAAGTTCGACCACGAGGGGAACACGCAGCTCTATAACGCCCGCGCTGAGGCCGACGGCTGGGAGATCTACCGGACGAGCGACTGGGATTACCGCTGGGCCTTCGGCGGCGGCGGCACCATCCCCTTCGAGATCGAATTCGGCCCGGTCGAACGCGAGGACGGCCGGCTGATCCAGACCTACGACCACGTCGAGTACGGCACCGGCAAGTGGGTGTTGGACGAGGAGATGCTGACGCCGACCGACTGGTACTCGCCGTGGCACACCTACCCCGACGCGCTGCGAGACGTTCGGTCGGACTATCCCGACATGCAGGTCAACTGGGTCGCGGATAGCAGCGACTCGCCCGGCGAGACGCAGTACGCACTCCGCTGGGAGTCCCTCGAGCCGAACCGGGACCGCGAGCGCGAGGAGGCGCCGCCGCCGACGCGGTTGACCGTCCACGAGTTCGAACCGCAGGGATGA
- a CDS encoding fibrillarin-like rRNA/tRNA 2'-O-methyltransferase, giving the protein MTDALPDGVERREFDGTERLATRGEPVYGEPTEGEWRAWNPDRSKLGAMLELSMDTGLEGGDDETVLYLGAASGTTVSHVADFAGPTYAVEFAARPVRDLLEAVASRPRLFPLLKDARKPETYAHVVESDVDAIVQDVATRGQARVALENRRFLADDGRLLLAVKARSEDVTREPAAVFEDVRTELEEGYEILESERLEAYHADHLGVVARPR; this is encoded by the coding sequence ATGACTGACGCGCTCCCCGACGGCGTCGAGCGCCGCGAGTTCGACGGCACTGAGCGCCTTGCGACCCGCGGCGAGCCCGTCTACGGCGAGCCAACCGAGGGCGAGTGGCGCGCCTGGAACCCCGACCGCTCCAAGCTCGGCGCGATGCTCGAGCTGAGCATGGACACCGGCCTCGAGGGCGGCGACGACGAGACGGTCCTCTACCTGGGCGCGGCCAGCGGGACGACGGTCAGCCACGTCGCCGACTTCGCCGGCCCGACTTACGCCGTCGAGTTCGCCGCGCGGCCGGTCCGGGACCTGCTCGAGGCCGTCGCGTCGCGACCGCGGCTGTTCCCGCTGCTCAAGGACGCCCGAAAACCGGAGACGTACGCCCACGTCGTCGAGTCCGACGTCGACGCCATCGTCCAGGACGTCGCGACGAGAGGGCAGGCGCGGGTGGCTCTCGAGAACCGGCGGTTTCTGGCAGACGACGGGCGGTTGCTGCTGGCCGTGAAGGCCCGAAGCGAGGACGTGACTCGAGAACCGGCGGCCGTCTTCGAGGATGTTCGGACGGAACTCGAGGAGGGGTACGAGATTCTCGAGTCCGAACGGCTCGAAGCGTATCACGCCGACCATCTCGGGGTCGTTGCGCGGCCGCGATGA
- a CDS encoding DUF7282 domain-containing protein — translation MIPMPRARTIGVTVVAALVLLSGATLGFAATDAGTIQENETENETADNETADNETETETATVTFENQTSNGTAVAVNNTTLPEGGFAVIHAAAPADGNENETVTNLSAEYEPGAVLGNSTFLDSGEHENVSVELNESLEESQVLIAMAHQDTNDNETYEFPEADDPYTSDDEPVIDDAMITLEEEMNETSE, via the coding sequence ATGATTCCGATGCCACGTGCCAGAACTATCGGCGTCACAGTCGTTGCGGCGCTCGTCCTCCTCTCGGGGGCGACGCTCGGGTTCGCCGCGACCGACGCCGGCACGATCCAAGAGAACGAGACGGAGAACGAAACGGCCGACAACGAGACGGCCGACAACGAAACGGAGACCGAAACGGCCACGGTGACGTTCGAGAACCAGACGTCCAACGGGACGGCAGTCGCGGTCAACAACACGACGCTCCCCGAGGGCGGCTTCGCCGTCATTCACGCGGCCGCGCCCGCCGACGGAAACGAGAACGAGACCGTCACGAATCTCTCCGCGGAGTACGAGCCCGGAGCAGTCCTGGGTAACTCCACCTTCCTGGACTCCGGCGAGCACGAGAACGTGTCCGTCGAGCTCAACGAATCCCTCGAGGAGAGCCAGGTGTTGATCGCGATGGCTCACCAGGACACCAACGACAACGAGACGTACGAGTTCCCCGAGGCCGACGACCCCTACACGAGTGACGACGAGCCGGTGATCGACGACGCGATGATCACGCTCGAGGAGGAGATGAACGAGACCTCCGAGTAA
- a CDS encoding NOP5/NOP56 family protein produces MSDGTDPETAGWFADVEPGDTGAAAEAIRDGRADEPDDWPTLAVRTGAAESEEAYYDRLKEATTAATRDAVAEREGADDRQLVHAVRAMDDCERTANELAERLAEWAGTVDPDAGTGVAYARELASREDPAPGEAALVSLAERVAGLADEADALREFVEQQTPTVAPNLAALAGPVLAARLISLAGGLEELAKKPSGTIQVLGAEDALFAHLRGHAPSPKHGIIYIHDAVRGTHPENRGSAARAVAGKLAIAARVDHYSGERKPELDAELEERIETIQARTDGSGGGGDNGDGNGGDGDD; encoded by the coding sequence ATGAGCGACGGGACCGATCCGGAGACGGCGGGCTGGTTTGCGGACGTGGAGCCGGGCGATACCGGCGCGGCGGCCGAAGCGATACGGGACGGCCGCGCCGACGAGCCGGACGACTGGCCGACCCTCGCCGTTCGCACCGGGGCCGCCGAGTCGGAAGAAGCGTACTACGACCGCCTGAAGGAGGCGACGACCGCCGCAACCCGCGACGCGGTCGCCGAGCGCGAGGGCGCGGACGACCGCCAGCTCGTCCACGCGGTGCGAGCCATGGACGACTGCGAGCGGACGGCCAACGAACTCGCCGAGCGACTCGCCGAGTGGGCTGGAACCGTCGACCCCGACGCGGGAACCGGCGTCGCGTACGCCCGCGAACTGGCGAGTCGCGAGGATCCCGCGCCCGGCGAGGCGGCGCTCGTCTCGCTGGCCGAGCGCGTCGCCGGCCTCGCCGACGAGGCCGACGCCCTCCGGGAGTTCGTCGAGCAGCAGACGCCGACCGTCGCGCCGAACCTCGCGGCGCTGGCCGGCCCCGTCCTCGCGGCCCGGCTGATCTCGCTGGCCGGCGGCCTCGAGGAACTGGCGAAAAAACCCAGCGGCACGATTCAGGTGCTGGGTGCGGAGGACGCGCTCTTTGCCCATCTGCGGGGCCACGCACCCTCCCCCAAGCACGGGATCATCTACATCCACGATGCAGTCCGGGGAACTCACCCCGAGAACCGCGGTTCGGCGGCCCGCGCCGTTGCGGGCAAGCTCGCCATCGCCGCCCGCGTCGACCACTACTCCGGCGAGCGCAAACCGGAACTCGACGCGGAACTCGAGGAGCGTATCGAGACGATTCAAGCCCGCACCGACGGCAGCGGCGGCGGTGGCGATAACGGCGACGGCAACGGGGGTGACGGCGATGACTGA
- a CDS encoding helix-turn-helix domain-containing protein, with translation MTVIADITVPADAFPLGRVLEDLPAVEIELERIVPLREAIIPLFWISGADPAVIETTLRDHAETESVEQLTAAEDRTLFEVRWGPDINGVIQALIDTRAKILEATGTADTWDFRLRFSSHEDLSAFNMALTESDVPVTLRHIYNPTLPDEGDALSPRQRDALLTAYRQGYFEVPRRTTLTELADTVEVSDSALSQRLRRATNALVEDTMLTDEEPRS, from the coding sequence ATGACCGTCATCGCCGATATCACCGTTCCCGCCGATGCGTTTCCGCTCGGCCGCGTGTTAGAGGACCTGCCGGCGGTCGAAATCGAACTCGAGCGCATCGTCCCCCTCCGAGAGGCCATCATTCCGCTGTTCTGGATCTCCGGCGCCGATCCGGCGGTGATCGAGACTACGCTGCGCGATCACGCCGAGACGGAATCGGTCGAGCAACTCACGGCCGCCGAGGACCGGACGCTGTTCGAGGTCCGCTGGGGCCCCGATATCAACGGTGTAATCCAGGCGCTCATCGACACGCGCGCGAAAATCCTCGAGGCCACCGGGACCGCCGACACCTGGGACTTCCGCCTGCGCTTTTCGTCCCACGAGGACCTGTCCGCGTTCAACATGGCGCTCACTGAGAGCGACGTCCCCGTCACGCTGCGCCACATCTACAACCCCACGCTCCCGGACGAGGGGGACGCGCTGTCGCCCCGACAGCGGGACGCGCTGTTGACGGCGTACCGACAGGGCTACTTCGAGGTCCCCCGACGGACGACGCTCACCGAACTCGCCGACACCGTCGAGGTCAGCGACAGCGCCCTCTCCCAGCGGCTCCGACGGGCGACGAACGCGCTCGTCGAGGACACCATGCTGACGGACGAGGAGCCGCGTTCGTAG